The window CCGTCCCGATCCACGCGGAGATCGCGCGCGAGCACCCCGACGCTCCCGAAGGCCGCATGTCGCTCGACTCGCTGTCGCGCATGGCCGCGGGAGACGAGAACGCCGCGGGCGGAGAGGCGGCCCAGCTCGCCCGGACCGCGCTCGAGGATATCCACCACGACGACCCCAAGCATCCCGGCAAGCTCGCGGCGCTCGGCATGGCGTTCTTCGCCCGCGGCGATTTCGCCCTCGCCCACGCCGTCGCCTCGGAGGCCCTCGCCAAGGACCCGGACCAGGCCGGCGCGGCGCAGATCATGGGAGCGCTGGCGCTCCAGCAGAAGGACATGGACGGCGCGCTGCGCTGGCTCGCGGCGTCCTGGGACCGGAATCCCGACGACCTGTACAGCGCCTCGAAGCTCGCCCAGATCTACGACAAGCGGCGCGCCGACGCGGAGAGCGCCCTGCCGTTCTATCTGGCGCTGCACCGCCAGAATCCCGATTTTTCCGACGGCGGCGAGCCCGTCGAGCGCCGCATACGCGAGACCCTCGACGCGCGCCGCGAGTCGCTGCTCAAGCTCGCGCCGGTCGAGGGTCTCGGCGCCCGCTTCGCCCTCGACGACGCGTCCCTGCGCGCCGAGGCCTGCCTGCGCGCCGCCGCGTTCAAGGACCCGCGCTGGATCGACCGCCTGAGCGAGCTCCTCGACGACGACGCCGAGATCGTGCGCCGCAACGCCGACTACGCGCTGTTCGAGATCGGCAAGAAGGACCTCGAGGCGGTCCGCATGCGCCGCGACCTGTGGCTGGCCAGCGACAAGCCCCTCGTGCGCATCCGCGCTCTCAACCTGTTCGCCGACCTCGAGGGCAAGAACGCCCTGCCCGCGCTGGCGACCGCGCTGCG of the Elusimicrobiota bacterium genome contains:
- a CDS encoding tetratricopeptide repeat protein — encoded protein: MKASSRRTNMLIVIALLMIAVAFAAYSVIMMSWFKTPPRSGAAAGLTVASRAEAEERLAAARKEFRARLLDARAHLRLSDALWKAGRPVDSFYVMYAARQLFSEDAFARAHAEVVLGAGGPAAETRRRLDGVRDAAAAVPIHAEIAREHPDAPEGRMSLDSLSRMAAGDENAAGGEAAQLARTALEDIHHDDPKHPGKLAALGMAFFARGDFALAHAVASEALAKDPDQAGAAQIMGALALQQKDMDGALRWLAASWDRNPDDLYSASKLAQIYDKRRADAESALPFYLALHRQNPDFSDGGEPVERRIRETLDARRESLLKLAPVEGLGARFALDDASLRAEACLRAAAFKDPRWIDRLSELLDDDAEIVRRNADYALFEIGKKDLEAVRMRRDLWLASDKPLVRIRALNLFADLEGKNALPALATALRDPDPAVRAFAKVMVLDHYFDAAPEASKLRARYLAEERDPEALSLLARFPAK